From Novosphingobium decolorationis, one genomic window encodes:
- a CDS encoding Ppx/GppA family phosphatase, with protein MIGISHSSEKRAIIDIGSNTVRLVIYNGPLRAPVVMLNEKVNARLGRDLDRDGTLSEKALKTALGALGRFSRLLALHRVRDVDCVATAAARDASNGPQFLEAVRGFGLSPRLLSGNEEARASAHAVIAAFPGAHGTVADLGGGSLELIGVENGTISPRGITMPFGTLRLPGLRSNDAKAFSTVVHERLAANGWNGGKDEPLYIVGGSWRALAQQAMRELKWPVDDPHGFALPADDVLRIARQFAKGRIENPDPRISSSRLASLPDAAALLAELVIALQPSEIVFSSWGLREGLLYAQLEPEVQAEPPMLASVAGFALGVRVSAEEAVAVAKWTAPVCDDGEDSNGHGPGNENDRILRQASTLLALAAMRTEPNLRTEEATTWALRKRWIGLDMRGRGMMAMTVFANAGLSGIPEPFDRLATRADLDRAIGWGLAIRLCRRLHGGCHTALDLSQLATTPEIITLSLQERGLPLFNPAAAKDIKALGEWLGRSWRVLGPDDEVIAEG; from the coding sequence ATGATCGGCATCAGCCACTCGAGCGAAAAGCGCGCGATTATCGACATCGGTTCGAACACCGTGCGCCTCGTCATCTACAACGGGCCGCTGCGCGCGCCCGTCGTGATGCTGAACGAGAAGGTCAACGCGCGCCTCGGCCGTGATCTTGATCGCGACGGAACGCTCTCGGAAAAAGCCTTGAAGACCGCGCTGGGCGCGCTGGGGCGCTTTTCGCGCCTGCTGGCCCTGCACCGGGTGCGCGATGTCGACTGCGTGGCGACGGCCGCCGCGCGTGATGCCAGCAATGGCCCCCAGTTCCTGGAGGCCGTGCGCGGCTTTGGCCTCTCGCCCCGCCTGCTTTCGGGCAACGAGGAAGCGCGCGCCAGCGCCCATGCGGTCATCGCCGCCTTTCCTGGTGCGCATGGCACCGTGGCCGACCTTGGCGGCGGCAGCCTGGAACTCATCGGCGTGGAGAACGGCACGATCAGCCCGCGCGGCATCACCATGCCGTTCGGCACCCTGCGCCTGCCGGGCCTGCGCAGCAATGACGCCAAGGCCTTCTCCACCGTGGTGCACGAGCGCCTCGCGGCCAACGGCTGGAACGGCGGCAAGGACGAGCCGCTCTATATCGTGGGCGGTTCCTGGCGCGCGCTCGCCCAACAGGCCATGCGCGAATTGAAATGGCCGGTCGATGACCCCCACGGCTTCGCGCTTCCCGCCGACGATGTGCTGCGCATCGCCCGCCAGTTCGCCAAGGGCCGGATCGAGAACCCGGACCCGCGCATTTCCTCCTCACGCCTCGCCAGCCTGCCCGACGCGGCTGCGCTGCTCGCCGAACTGGTGATCGCCCTCCAGCCGAGCGAGATCGTGTTCTCCTCCTGGGGGCTTCGTGAAGGCCTGCTCTACGCCCAGCTCGAACCCGAAGTGCAGGCCGAACCACCGATGCTCGCCAGCGTCGCCGGTTTCGCGCTTGGCGTACGGGTCTCGGCCGAGGAAGCGGTCGCGGTGGCCAAGTGGACTGCGCCCGTCTGCGACGATGGCGAAGACAGCAACGGGCACGGCCCGGGCAACGAGAACGACCGCATCCTGCGCCAAGCCTCCACGCTTCTGGCCCTGGCCGCCATGCGCACCGAGCCCAACCTGCGCACCGAGGAAGCCACGACCTGGGCGCTGCGCAAGCGCTGGATCGGGCTTGACATGCGCGGGCGCGGGATGATGGCCATGACCGTTTTTGCCAACGCGGGTCTCTCGGGCATTCCCGAACCCTTCGACCGGCTTGCGACGCGCGCCGATCTCGACCGCGCGATCGGCTGGGGCCTTGCCATCCGCCTGTGCCGCCGCCTTCACGGCGGATGCCATACCGCCCTCGATCTCAGCCAGCTTGCCACGACGCCCGAGATCATCACGCTCTCACTGCAGGAGCGCGGCCTGCCGCTGTTCAACCCGGCCGCCGCCAAGGACATCAAGGCGCTGGGCGAATGGCTGGGCCGCTCCTGGCGCGTGCTGGGCCCGGACGACGAGGTGATCGCCGAAGGCTGA
- a CDS encoding TrbG/VirB9 family P-type conjugative transfer protein, which produces MTHAFTLRTTFSRLMLGSVLAAGLLSAPVRADDRLVEHAYRADEVVTIPGRTTVQATIAFGRNEAIENVAVGDSSQWQITPNKRADLLFVKPLETSARTNMTVVTNKRTYFFDLVAGARAKPLYMLRFTYADEEEPVDDTPLARPSEAERLAHLDPAERAVAEGDPLAMPAEVAALNFAWERKGAAKLQPVRVYDDGQATYLVWPEQTPNLPAILVENEKGDEGPVNYAVRGPTIVVSDVPDRIILRRGKDVAELLNTVPLGERPAPALAQRAGTTPPVSAQ; this is translated from the coding sequence ATGACGCACGCCTTCACGCTGCGCACCACATTTTCGCGCCTGATGCTGGGGTCGGTTCTCGCCGCAGGGCTGCTGAGCGCCCCTGTCCGCGCCGACGACCGCCTGGTCGAGCACGCCTACCGCGCCGACGAGGTCGTCACCATTCCCGGGCGCACCACGGTTCAGGCCACCATCGCCTTTGGCCGCAACGAAGCGATCGAGAACGTCGCGGTGGGTGACAGTTCGCAGTGGCAGATCACGCCGAACAAGCGGGCTGATCTGCTGTTTGTGAAGCCGCTGGAGACCAGTGCGCGCACCAACATGACGGTTGTCACCAACAAGCGGACCTACTTCTTCGACCTCGTCGCAGGAGCCAGGGCCAAGCCGCTCTACATGCTGCGTTTCACCTATGCGGACGAGGAAGAGCCGGTCGATGACACCCCGCTTGCCCGCCCCAGCGAGGCGGAGCGCCTGGCCCATCTCGATCCGGCCGAGCGTGCTGTGGCCGAGGGCGATCCCCTGGCGATGCCCGCCGAGGTCGCCGCACTCAACTTCGCGTGGGAGCGCAAGGGCGCGGCCAAGCTGCAGCCGGTCCGGGTCTACGACGACGGGCAGGCTACGTACCTCGTCTGGCCCGAACAGACGCCGAACCTGCCCGCCATCCTTGTCGAGAACGAGAAGGGCGACGAAGGGCCGGTCAACTATGCCGTGCGCGGCCCCACCATCGTGGTGAGCGATGTGCCCGACCGCATCATCCTGCGCCGCGGCAAGGACGTGGCCGAACTGCTCAACACCGTTCCGCTTGGCGAACGGCCTGCGCCGGCACTCGCGCAGCGTGCAGGTACAACCCCGCCGGTTTCGGCACAGTGA
- the virB11 gene encoding P-type DNA transfer ATPase VirB11 produces MADVLSLVPAAAGTPMSENMPEVQVEASVPRSVYLDAYLAPLRPWLDRETVTEILVNRPGEIWVEDAAHADGGAGMKCIALPEMDNRLLQRLAEQVARISHQGINREHPLLSATLPAYAGQSSARIQLVGPPATRSNWAMAIRRHRLLNLPLDAYDRGPITPPEEAPTPDPMAQPIAFLKDAIQRRRTILISGGTSTGKTTFLNAMLAEIPQDERVVLVEDTAELKLPGANGVGLIAVKGELGEAKVSANDLLQAALRLRPDRIVLGELRGTETVSFLRAINTGHPGSFSTVHANTPRGALEQIALMAMQSNIGLTRAETLEYAASVIDIVVQLDRQDGKRGIGQIAESRTLVG; encoded by the coding sequence ATGGCCGACGTTCTATCGCTGGTGCCTGCGGCTGCGGGCACGCCGATGTCTGAGAACATGCCCGAGGTGCAGGTGGAAGCGTCGGTTCCGCGCAGCGTCTATCTCGACGCCTACCTGGCTCCTTTGCGCCCCTGGCTCGACCGTGAGACGGTGACCGAGATCCTGGTCAACCGTCCGGGCGAGATCTGGGTGGAGGATGCCGCGCACGCCGATGGCGGTGCGGGAATGAAGTGCATCGCGCTTCCCGAGATGGACAACCGCCTGCTCCAGCGCCTCGCCGAGCAGGTGGCGCGGATCAGCCATCAGGGCATCAACCGCGAGCATCCGCTGCTCTCGGCAACGCTTCCGGCCTACGCCGGGCAGTCCAGTGCGCGCATCCAGCTGGTCGGACCGCCCGCGACGCGCAGCAACTGGGCCATGGCGATCCGCCGTCACCGCTTGCTGAACCTGCCGCTCGATGCCTATGACCGCGGTCCCATTACTCCGCCTGAGGAAGCGCCTACACCCGATCCGATGGCGCAGCCCATCGCCTTCCTCAAGGACGCGATCCAGCGCCGCCGCACGATCCTGATTTCGGGCGGTACCTCGACCGGCAAGACCACGTTCCTCAACGCCATGCTGGCCGAGATCCCGCAGGACGAGCGTGTCGTGCTGGTGGAGGACACCGCCGAACTCAAGCTGCCGGGCGCCAATGGTGTCGGCCTTATCGCGGTCAAGGGTGAGCTGGGCGAGGCCAAGGTCTCGGCCAACGACCTGCTTCAGGCGGCGCTGCGCCTGCGCCCCGACCGCATCGTGCTGGGCGAGCTGCGCGGGACCGAGACGGTCTCGTTCCTGCGCGCCATCAACACCGGCCACCCCGGCTCGTTTTCGACCGTCCACGCCAACACGCCGCGCGGCGCGCTGGAGCAGATCGCGCTCATGGCGATGCAGTCGAACATTGGCCTCACCCGCGCCGAGACGCTGGAATACGCCGCCAGCGTGATCGACATCGTCGTCCAGCTGGACCGTCAGGACGGCAAGCGCGGGATCGGCCAGATCGCCGAGAGCCGCACACTGGTGGGCTGA
- a CDS encoding arylsulfatase — MDTENRPPLTLTEKRAPSDVSRRKLLQGSSLLAALPVIGKLAAPRRALAQSGSASRPNILVIWADDVGMWNLSAYHRGMMGHKTPNIDRIAQKGMLFMDHYAQASCTAGRAAFITGQYPIRTGMSTVGLPGSELGLQKEDPTLAEMLKPLGYATGQFGKNHLGDRDEHLPTAHGFDEFMGILYHLNAGEYPEQYDYPKDNPAFQQRGVVHTWADGKGGQKIEDLGPFGQERQRHLDDEFLKESKRFISDAARAGTPFFVWHNTTRMHYRTNLPPEYDGVTGYGLYADGMEQLDDQVGQLLDLLEELGVADNTMVMFSTDNGPACNSWPDGGNTPFHGEKGVGGWEGGFRVPMMVSWPGHIPAGTTTGEFMTMEDWVPTIMSHLGQPNLVAELKSGKRIGNMTYKVHLDGVDQTDLVSGRGPTKRKEFYYFTETTLHGLRYGDWKFLFKSQDKWFNGVQEQLVTPYIINLKLDPFERFLEARGYDEWQENHSWTLGAAGQQVAKFMATLQEYPPRQKSFDLDVDEMMSSAYSAQTN, encoded by the coding sequence ATGGACACAGAGAACCGCCCTCCCCTCACACTTACCGAAAAGCGCGCGCCGTCCGACGTCTCACGGCGCAAGCTGCTCCAGGGCTCCAGCCTGCTGGCCGCCCTTCCGGTCATCGGCAAGCTCGCCGCACCGCGCCGCGCGCTCGCCCAATCGGGTAGCGCCAGCCGCCCCAACATTCTCGTCATCTGGGCCGATGACGTGGGCATGTGGAACCTCAGCGCCTACCACCGCGGCATGATGGGCCACAAGACGCCCAACATCGACCGCATCGCCCAGAAGGGCATGCTGTTCATGGACCACTACGCGCAGGCCTCGTGCACGGCGGGCCGCGCCGCCTTCATCACCGGCCAGTACCCGATCCGCACCGGCATGAGCACGGTCGGCCTGCCCGGCTCCGAGCTCGGCCTCCAGAAGGAAGACCCGACGCTTGCCGAGATGCTCAAGCCGCTGGGCTATGCGACCGGCCAGTTCGGCAAGAACCACCTGGGCGACCGCGATGAGCACCTGCCCACCGCGCACGGCTTCGACGAGTTCATGGGTATTCTCTACCACCTGAACGCGGGCGAATATCCCGAGCAGTACGACTACCCCAAGGACAATCCCGCCTTCCAGCAACGCGGCGTGGTCCACACTTGGGCGGACGGCAAAGGTGGCCAGAAGATCGAGGACCTGGGCCCCTTCGGACAGGAGCGCCAGCGCCATCTCGACGATGAATTCCTCAAGGAATCCAAACGCTTCATAAGCGACGCAGCCCGCGCCGGAACGCCCTTCTTCGTGTGGCACAACACCACGCGCATGCACTACCGCACCAACCTGCCGCCCGAGTACGACGGCGTCACCGGCTATGGCCTTTACGCCGATGGCATGGAACAGCTCGACGATCAGGTTGGCCAGTTGCTCGACCTTCTCGAGGAGCTGGGCGTGGCCGACAACACCATGGTCATGTTCTCGACCGACAACGGCCCTGCCTGCAATTCCTGGCCCGATGGCGGCAACACCCCGTTCCATGGCGAAAAGGGCGTGGGTGGCTGGGAAGGCGGCTTCCGCGTCCCCATGATGGTGTCCTGGCCCGGGCACATTCCGGCGGGCACCACGACTGGCGAATTCATGACCATGGAGGACTGGGTCCCCACCATCATGTCCCATCTCGGGCAGCCCAATCTGGTCGCCGAGCTCAAGAGCGGCAAGCGCATCGGCAACATGACCTACAAGGTCCACCTCGATGGCGTCGACCAGACCGACCTGGTCTCCGGGCGTGGCCCCACCAAGCGCAAGGAGTTCTACTACTTCACCGAAACCACCCTGCACGGGCTGCGCTACGGGGACTGGAAGTTCCTGTTCAAGAGCCAGGACAAGTGGTTCAACGGCGTGCAGGAGCAGCTCGTCACCCCCTACATCATCAACCTCAAGCTCGATCCCTTCGAGCGCTTCCTCGAGGCGCGCGGGTATGACGAATGGCAGGAAAACCATTCCTGGACGCTGGGTGCGGCCGGGCAACAGGTCGCCAAGTTCATGGCCACCTTGCAGGAATATCCGCCGCGCCAGAAGAGCTTCGACCTCGATGTCGATGAAATGATGAGCTCGGCCTACAGCGCCCAGACCAATTGA
- a CDS encoding RNA degradosome polyphosphate kinase, with protein sequence MIDPAALASCPSRFFNRELSWLAFNERVLAEASNMNYPLLERLRFLSISGSNIDEFLMVRVAGLAGQVRRQIEEASIDGLTPGQALAATHEKVLELETIQQKTWAGLKAEMAEAGIAVIGDETLDPEREQWLKDYFATDIMPVITPQAIDPAHPFPFVANQGIGVLFSLNRIADNAPVMEMVLIPAPLPRFVRIPGDEAAWISIEDLICRNAGTLFPGFKVGGHGVFRILRDSDLEIEEDAEDLVRYFRSAIQRRRRGLVIVLQLQGKFDPAAEEMLRGQLGLDQALIMKTEGLIGFSGVSAICDEDRPELKFEPYSPRYPERVLEHDGDIFAAIREKDIIIHHPYESFEVVIDFLRQAARDPDVIAIKQTLYRAGKQSAIISALIAAAEQGKSVTAVVEIKARFDEEQNLLWAGQLERAGVQVIYGFIDWKTHGKVSMVVRRESDLGNGRGGYRTYCHFGTGNYHPITARIYTDLSYFTADPAAGRDAGKLFNFVTGYVEPDETELLAISPMTLRSRLYELIDVEIANAREGKPAAIWAKMNSLTDPELIDHLYTASQAGVDVDLVIRGICCLRPGIEGFSENISVKSVIGRFLEHSRIWAFANGADLPSRQAEVLITSADGMSRNLDRRVEIMIPMRNKTVHDQVLDQVMLANFIDTEQSWLLHPDGTSERVGEVEEPFNLHRYFMTNPSLSGRGASLASGRKVPKLSLRRGNI encoded by the coding sequence ATGATCGATCCTGCCGCGCTTGCCTCCTGCCCCTCGCGCTTCTTCAACCGCGAATTGAGCTGGCTGGCCTTCAACGAGCGCGTGCTCGCCGAAGCCTCGAACATGAACTACCCCCTGCTCGAGCGCCTGCGCTTCCTCTCGATCTCGGGCAGCAATATCGACGAATTCCTGATGGTGCGCGTGGCGGGCCTTGCCGGGCAGGTGCGCCGTCAGATCGAGGAAGCCTCGATCGACGGGCTCACCCCCGGGCAGGCGCTCGCCGCCACGCACGAGAAGGTGCTCGAGCTGGAAACGATCCAGCAGAAGACCTGGGCCGGGCTCAAGGCCGAGATGGCCGAGGCGGGCATCGCGGTGATTGGCGATGAGACCCTCGACCCTGAGCGTGAGCAGTGGCTCAAGGACTATTTCGCGACCGACATCATGCCGGTCATCACGCCCCAGGCGATCGACCCGGCGCACCCCTTCCCCTTCGTTGCGAACCAGGGGATCGGCGTGCTCTTCTCGCTCAACCGCATCGCCGACAACGCGCCGGTCATGGAGATGGTGCTGATCCCAGCGCCCTTGCCGCGCTTCGTGCGCATCCCCGGCGATGAGGCGGCGTGGATCTCCATCGAGGACCTCATCTGCCGCAACGCAGGGACCCTCTTCCCCGGCTTCAAGGTGGGCGGGCACGGCGTGTTCCGCATCCTGCGCGATTCCGACCTCGAGATCGAGGAAGACGCCGAAGACCTCGTGCGCTACTTCCGCTCGGCGATCCAGCGCCGCCGCCGCGGCCTTGTCATCGTGCTCCAGCTTCAGGGCAAGTTCGATCCGGCGGCCGAGGAAATGCTGCGCGGCCAGCTCGGCCTCGACCAGGCGCTGATCATGAAGACCGAGGGACTGATCGGCTTCTCGGGCGTCTCGGCAATCTGCGACGAGGACCGCCCGGAACTCAAGTTCGAGCCCTATTCGCCCCGCTATCCCGAACGCGTCCTCGAGCATGACGGCGACATCTTCGCCGCGATCCGCGAGAAGGACATCATCATCCACCACCCTTACGAAAGCTTCGAGGTGGTGATCGACTTCCTGCGCCAGGCCGCGCGCGATCCGGACGTGATTGCGATCAAGCAGACGCTCTACCGGGCCGGCAAGCAGTCCGCGATCATCTCCGCCCTCATCGCGGCGGCCGAACAGGGCAAGTCGGTGACCGCCGTGGTCGAGATCAAGGCCCGCTTCGACGAGGAGCAGAACCTGCTGTGGGCCGGCCAGCTCGAACGCGCGGGCGTCCAGGTGATCTACGGCTTCATCGACTGGAAGACCCACGGCAAGGTCTCGATGGTGGTGCGCCGCGAAAGCGACCTGGGCAATGGCCGGGGCGGCTATCGCACCTACTGCCACTTCGGCACGGGCAACTACCACCCGATCACCGCGCGCATCTACACCGACCTTTCGTATTTCACGGCCGATCCGGCGGCGGGCCGCGATGCGGGCAAGCTCTTCAACTTCGTGACCGGCTACGTCGAGCCGGACGAGACCGAACTGCTCGCCATCTCGCCCATGACGCTGCGCTCGCGACTTTATGAACTGATCGATGTCGAGATCGCGAACGCCAGGGAAGGCAAGCCCGCCGCGATCTGGGCCAAGATGAACTCGCTTACCGATCCCGAGCTGATCGACCATCTCTACACCGCCAGCCAGGCGGGCGTGGACGTCGACCTCGTGATCCGTGGCATCTGTTGCCTCAGGCCCGGCATCGAGGGCTTCTCGGAGAACATCTCGGTCAAGTCGGTGATCGGCCGCTTCCTCGAACACAGCCGCATCTGGGCCTTCGCCAACGGCGCGGACCTGCCCAGCCGCCAGGCCGAAGTGCTCATCACCTCGGCCGACGGAATGAGCCGCAACCTCGACCGGCGCGTGGAGATCATGATCCCGATGCGCAACAAGACGGTCCACGACCAGGTGCTCGACCAGGTCATGCTGGCCAACTTCATCGACACCGAGCAGTCCTGGCTGCTCCACCCCGACGGCACCTCCGAACGCGTGGGCGAGGTCGAGGAGCCCTTCAACCTGCACCGCTATTTCATGACCAACCCCTCGCTTTCGGGGCGCGGTGCTTCGCTTGCCAGTGGACGAAAAGTGCCCAAGCTCTCGCTTCGACGGGGGAATATCTGA
- a CDS encoding TrbI/VirB10 family protein produces the protein MAPHSSSVSALHERRFGANATDPREGEGAEVIDLATRNVLPQVSQRKKADGLGLVAGIVFVAALGGLTLWMMDGARNAAPEQDLAAAPAPVPEAPVPTPSVRPAPVPVARPAAPLAAPAPAPVLANDPNAQAGPQGNPYANPTVVYDASAGAVGAPGPAGGDGKAGGAPNDDFASRLAGTNSTAAAARTFNPATTVTQGTLIPAVLETAIDTEVPGYVRAIVSTDVRSFDGKKVLIPRSSRLIGQYKSGLTAGQKRAYVIWTRVIRPDGVSVDIGSPAIAFGGETGLPGKVNTHFFERFGSAMLLSVVDGLTTLATGGASVVVAGGSSAAAQAVQGSSNIGPTIRVRQGEPIRVFTAKDLDFGPVQ, from the coding sequence ATGGCGCCCCATTCCTCTTCCGTTTCCGCCCTTCACGAGCGTCGCTTCGGCGCCAACGCGACCGACCCGCGCGAGGGTGAGGGGGCTGAGGTTATCGACCTTGCCACCCGCAATGTCCTGCCCCAGGTCTCGCAGCGCAAGAAGGCCGATGGTCTGGGCCTGGTCGCGGGGATCGTCTTCGTCGCCGCGCTGGGCGGCCTTACCTTGTGGATGATGGACGGCGCGCGCAACGCGGCGCCCGAACAGGATCTTGCCGCCGCGCCCGCGCCGGTCCCCGAGGCGCCGGTGCCGACGCCGTCGGTGCGCCCCGCGCCGGTGCCGGTGGCGCGTCCGGCCGCTCCGCTGGCCGCGCCCGCGCCCGCGCCCGTTCTTGCCAACGATCCCAACGCCCAGGCCGGCCCCCAGGGCAACCCTTACGCCAACCCCACGGTCGTCTATGACGCCAGTGCAGGCGCGGTCGGCGCGCCGGGCCCGGCTGGAGGAGATGGGAAGGCAGGCGGCGCCCCGAACGATGACTTTGCCTCGCGTCTTGCGGGCACGAACTCGACCGCGGCGGCCGCGCGCACCTTCAATCCGGCGACCACGGTCACACAGGGCACGCTGATCCCGGCGGTTCTTGAAACCGCGATCGATACCGAAGTGCCCGGCTACGTGCGCGCCATCGTTTCGACCGACGTGCGCAGCTTCGATGGCAAGAAGGTGCTGATCCCGCGCTCCTCGCGCCTCATCGGCCAGTACAAGAGCGGTCTTACCGCCGGACAGAAGCGCGCCTACGTGATCTGGACCCGCGTGATCCGTCCCGATGGCGTGTCGGTCGACATCGGTTCGCCCGCGATTGCCTTTGGCGGGGAGACGGGCCTTCCGGGCAAGGTCAACACCCACTTCTTCGAGCGCTTCGGTTCGGCCATGCTGCTCTCGGTCGTCGATGGCCTGACGACGCTGGCAACCGGCGGTGCGTCGGTCGTTGTGGCGGGCGGTTCTTCGGCGGCTGCGCAGGCCGTGCAGGGCAGCTCGAACATCGGCCCGACGATCCGCGTGCGCCAGGGTGAGCCCATCCGCGTCTTCACCGCCAAGGATCTCGACTTCGGTCCGGTGCAGTGA